GAGATACAAaggcaattagagctgcctgtatcggaccaaacaatcagacgacgtacTGTTGAAGCcagattgttttctcgacgccctccAAAGAGACCGCTGATTCCACTaaaaaccagaagaaaagactcctgtttgctacatctcatattaactggaatgtgcagaaatggtgAGCTGTCCTGTTCactgatgaatcgaagttcaacatcattgggagcgatggcgtTTACCGTGTACGttgaccggccggaaaacgccttgatttgcgttactgccataagaccgtgaagcattgTGGAAGCAATGTAATGGCCTGGGGGTGCTTTTCTGCTatcggtctaggtccaatacatcgaaacgaTGGAATAATGTAccgttttatgtataaaaatatcctgaaagatgttatgctacctcatgctgaatggaatatgccaataaaatgggtttttcagcaagacaacaatcCGAAGCACAcagcaaaagtagtcaagcagtggtttcaagacaaccacctaacggtgatggattggccgcctcaatctccggatatatatatatatatttttttatattatatatatatatatatatatatatatatatatatatatatatatatatatatatatatatatatatatatatatatatatatatatatatatatatatatataatataataaaaaacaaaaaaaattttactaaaatatcgCCCTTGCCTTAATAACCCCTGCAAAAAGGAAAACTTTACTGAAATCTAAACTCAAACGCAAAGATAGTTCAAAGGTAAAACAAGAAAtgcttattttttcataatgtcATAATTGTGTGtgtttgaataaattttgtttatttattcaattaagtaCCTTTGGGCGGCATTTTCATTAGTTTTGCAGTTTATTGaggaacttttattttattttagatgatgTTGCTAAACGATTTGCAGTCAATAATTTTCTttggaaagctgaaaaactCAAGTGAGCATCAAATAGCAAGTTAGTCCAATTTCTGGTATTTCTGGTATTTCCTTTTGTTCattcaaaatgttattttattacgTTTTTGACAATGCTTAAAATTGAATTTGTttgtaacattttgttttttcatatctttTCCTCTTTTAGTGAATACGCGAATTACTTAGGTTACGCGAATTATTTGTGATACGTTTGAAATTTGGAAAGAAATTAAAAGTCAAACTAGTTTTACTCTAAATTAttgtatacaattttaaaactatgaaataaatgtattgcaaggtttattatttttgagtCTTTTCATTTCCGTATTCAATTATTATCTGGACTAAAATTCCATGTATGaccttaataaataaaagaaaaaaagaacaatacAGCACGATCTTAAACAGTGTAACATTgtgctttattgttttttgcagtGAGAAAATAACATTGTGAATATGTTAGAAAAACGTTGGAAAACGTTTTTGTTGACAATTGACCAACGTCATTAACATAACGTTGGCCTATGTTTTATTACTGCCATTATTTAAACGTCTTAACAACGATAAATAAGGCATTGTCTCAACGCCGTTATGCTCAAAATATAGCGTTTGCATAAcgtctttataactttttttttcttggaatTTAAAGTTGCTCTAACGTCTTTCTAACGTCATTCAACTCAAATATAACTTTGTTACAACGTCATTTTTACATCGTTGCAATAACGTTAGCAAAATGACATTTTACCACTGTTCCATTTATACCATCATACCAACGTCTTTCCGATGGTATGGAAGACGTCAGagcaacgttgtttcaacgtcatTTTTCTAATTCGGTACCGTGCTTCAAATGGCTGTAAGCTTCTAAGCATCTCaactttatttgctttttattaacaGTAAAACTGATAATATGAACCAAAAACTTGTATTTCAAAAGTAGATGtatttaaatactatatatGGCATAAAAGTTGTAACTTGAAATGCtagtaataaaaagttaaaatttttttaatatacaacttCATTTTCTTCATTGACTATCTAAAACCTATGTAACCAACTTTAttgattaagtaaaaaattaaatttgataatatatttttatataactttttttttttgaagcatttctattcctttaaaaaactgaagaagtgtattattaatttaaacaattgtaatattttcaaagagtaACCATGAGCGAGATCTCGTCTCGTTCTCGTTTCTCGTGAGAAATGGGACTTCTCGTGAGAAACAAGAAATAGAAAATTCTCGCGAGAAGTAGAACGacacttaaatattatattaatttccaaattaaaaattattattatttacaaaatgcctaataatttgtttttttaattaattaatattttgactccgtgattttaataaatctaattaataatttaatttgtttttgacaaaaacaaattaaatttttaattagattttttttttaaatctaattaaaaaatttttaattagattttaaatatttttaattagattttaaatacaaaaactttttgtataaaatggtGCACTTTCGACTTAATTTCATTAGTTTACCAGTGGAATTCAACTTGACACATATTGTTCATATTGAAAAGAAATGTTCTTGCCTCATTTCAACGATCAAAAATGTCaccaagaaaaaacaaaatctggagatattttcaaaaaacaagtgACGGTGTTGAATGCAAGGCGTGCAAAAAGTCTTTGAAAACAAAAGATGGAAACACAAGCGGACTTCATCGTCACCTCGAAAAAAAACACAGCCAAGATTACGTTGAGTATTCTGAAAAAACTGACAACTCTCTTCTTTCTCCTCCTAAGAAGAAACAACGAACCATGGTCGAAATGCTTGAAACAAAGTCCAAATATGACAAAAACAATTCCATTCAAAAACAGTTTGACTCTGCAATGCTGGATTACTTTTGCACTGACCTGGCATCCTTTTCAGCAGTCAAAGGAAGaggtttcaataaaaagtttgacaTTGCAAACCCTAAATTGAGTCTTTATCCCAGAACAACATATTCAAGAAAGCTTTCAATTCGGTCAAGAGAAGTTCAAGCTGGAATGAAGAGCATAATAACGGAGATTacaccaaatttaaaaagtgctgCATTTACTTCTGACCTTCGGACTTCTAGAGCTCAGGACAGCTACATCTCTTGGACTTTTCATGCTTTTGACGAAAATTGGAGACTACATCACTGGACACCCCATGTCCAACAGTTCCCAGGCAGACACACAGGTATCTTAATTGAAGGAAAGCTGGATTCTTCCTTAGAAGAACTAATTTTGCCTGCTGATTTGCCAATGTACTGCGTGAACGACCAGGCAAGAAACATGAAACTTGCAGCCAAATTGTCAAAGCCCTTTGACCAATACTTGTGCAATAATCATATTTTGCAATGTGCAGTTCTAGACTCAGGAAAATGGAAATGTCGTCCGATCATCCAGAAAAAACCTAGTCTCGCTCATGGTTATTAAAGAGCTTTTCAAAATAGGGCTTGAGTTTGAATAAACAGGAAAAAGAACCAAGTAAGTAATGTTTTAACATGTTTTGCTTGAAAAATATGTTAGGAAAacttatttttgcaaataaataatattagataactcttttttgtctttttttttataattaacttatttttctcTGTAGCAAAAGCGTATTATAGTTTGATTAGTTATTAGTTAGCATTGTTTACAAAAACTAGTATGGCATAGTCATAAACTCCGGATTTTatacacaattttaaatataaaacctaCAGTTCTCAAGAATGCCCAGTGGGTATAGGTTGCCCTAAGGACATCCGCAGGATGTTGGATGTACGTCCATTTACGTCTCATGTAACGTCCTAGTTACGTCTATATTTCATCTCTTTAGGACGGACGAAAAGCGATTAAATTGGCCCATCATGTAGACGCCTCTCCTTTGACAAGTTGAGACTTCTCCTGGTCTAAAACAGACGTCTTCAGAACGTCTTGCAGACTTTCTTTTGCCCACTATGCAGTTTTACATAGGCAAAGGAACGTCTAATTGCCATCTTGATTCCAAAACACTATATTGATAACTTtaccaagaaaaactttttGTGAACAAAAAGTTTCCTCTTAGAATATTCCATTGGAATAATTATAAATTGCCAAAAATTAGTAGCAAGTATTCTATATACGGAACAGTAAATCGTGGACCAAAACAAtagaatacttttaaaaaaacaaagagctTAAATACGGTAAAATTGTTGAAGTCCTTTAAGTTTCTAAAAGGTAATGAACCATGAATTCCAGTATTCTAAATGAGCGCCAAATTccattatttttggttttttgtttgtttgattatatcttatattctattatttatgttattgcGTTAACAATTATTAAGCCATTAATTATAAATCATTACctttcttttgaaaaaacaaacaagtcttttaaatagaattttattataaaatcgtAAAATACGGATCTTGGTAAACCTATTCCACTCCAaccttttctttatttatttccttactttaatatattttaataagcGGCAGAAAAAAACTGtatacatatagaaaaactatactcattgtttactttttaaagctataaaaaaccaaaaaaaattaataaactttaaatgtttcgGTAGCCGTTTCGCGAATCGCTGTTTATCAACCGTTTGGATATTAGTACTTGTctaaataatatctaaataatatttaggaTACCCGCTTAAAATGTGTTAATTAATTTCCatcggtttaaaaaaaatgagatgACTTAAATATATGGAATAACGGACTTACCATGACCCGTATACTGGATatggtaagtctattccactccgaccattttaataaattcaataaattttaaaaaaagagcaaaatataaaattctttgtttgaGTTAACGGTTTATATTTAACACTTTAtaacttctaaaataaaaaaaaataaaaaatggggaggaatcttatttttttttttttcagtaagtctctattattttttttttcagaccatcagCGATTTATTGGGACTCTTGCCCCGTTAAGTTTTAAGAAAGGTAAAGTTtgcatgtaaaatttttttttccataagaAAGTTGTCTCTTTAATGCGTGTTAAAAGTGCAGCCTTAACTAATTACTCAGCACATTAATGACGTAAGCATCTCTATCATAACATACGTGCAAAAAACTTCCAATGGAGTAATTCCATGTCAAAACAACCAGGCCATGCAACCCTatgtttttggattttttttatatttttaccatAGTTAGTACATTATATAATAAGATAAATCCCAAAATTTCAAGGTCTAACTCCCAACGGTTCGTGAGTAttgattgttttaattttagctaCAAATATTGATTTGGTCATTATccgccatttttaattttacatttctttttataaaaccaagCCTTTAAACGTGTGAATTCTAAAAATAAGTGACTTAGTTCATCTCAAGTTGaggaatttaaatatataaataaaaaactcattttataattaaaaagtacctaaatatcaattataaatgttaaaataatggACACCTGCCACTGTAAAATTTTTAGGTAAGCTTGTATATTTGAAGGTAAAATTTTTAGGTAAGCTTGTATGTTTGAAGAACATTGtgtgaaaaaaatcaaatatgcCAAATACatagttttgtaaatattttatttttgtactaaaaatgtatatataattgcaGGGGCGAACCAcgattttttggtgtttgagttaaataacttCCAGCTAAGCTCTATACTCCAGACCTTTCATACTTATGTCATTTAaggatgttttgcaaaaaattgcgctGCAaagagcctgggaacaaaaataccCTAAAAGGTAGAAATCATCCGCCCAAACGTGAAGGGAATTGATTTTTCCAGACAGAAAAATTACTTACTTTAATAAGACTAAAAAttatgcatatttttaaaattttgtcaaaaaatcatttggCATTCAGAAGGTATAACCATGTAAAGTTTACAACCCCCTCAAAACGAGGGGGGTTGTTTAATTAGGTATGATTTCTAAGAAATTCAAATGAAATAAGTATAAACATTCAAAGGTTTGGAATATAAAACTTATCTGGAAGTTATTTAACTCAGACACCAAAAAATCGTGGATCCGCTCCTGAATTAAACGtgcaatttttgtttcttttcctAAGAGTAATTCCATTTCAAAACAACCATGCCATACAACCATAAAttctctgattttttttttcaatttttgccaAAGTACTTTCGGAAAAAATGATAATTCCTACCTAAATCTAAATCTAAGTGGTTCCTaagttatgaaagtttttttaatgtattttttgtttcctttttgttCCTTGGTTCCTTGTCTTTTCCAATTATCAAAGTTTAATTGCTGAATTCAGACATATTCAtccaatttaaatgttgcaATTAGTTctgcataaataatataattaatacttgtgcatttttaaatttgcaagtataacatattttaattcattatcaAAATGATTTCATGTGATATTGGTAAAGTTTTGAAGTCAGAATGCCATAAAACCTCATATTCTAGaaataaagagatttttttactCCATGACCTAGACACTGATACTCGTCAAAACATTTTATGGAGAACTGAGTTGCGTGCTTGTGAAGAACTATTCATCATTTGTAATCACCATTTTCACTACTTTggaaaaagatttgaaaataaaaaaaatgcaaggtaatttaatttcaaatatattttatgtaattatatcAAAGAAACCcttctttaattttcaaattgtaTTACTTTTCTGATGGATGTGGAGGacagtataaatattttcaaaatctatgCCATCACTCagaagattttttattgaaagcttAATGGATATTTTTTGCAACCAGTCATGGCAAATCTTCTTGTGATGCAATAGGTGATACAGTAAAATGAACAACAGCAAGAAAACgtccaaaaaaaatcaaatactaaCAATCGATGCAATGTTTGAATTTTGCACTCAAAAAACGCTCAcaataaagttctttaaaattaataaaggaaCTATGGGTAATGTTAGAGCTACATAAAATAAACGATTTGAGAAGGGAAAACAATACCAGGAAGTCGAGAATTTCACCATTGCATACCAGTTTCGAAAGTAtctatgttatttaaaaaaactagtaaCAATATAAATCCAAAATctattaatataactaaaaaatcaagttaccaaaatttaagtttaataaattttgaccTAATGCAGAAATACAAATATTACGCATGTACATATGACTTGTTTTGGTGAATTGCAGTAGTTGAAGAAAAAGATGAAgaatataatgatataaaaataaagtttatgcaTCCACACGGTCTATCTGAACAGTTTTTCTGGACGAAAAGGAATGATTATTGTTGGATACCTATCACGAATGTAACAACATTAATAAGTGCACCAAAAGTATTATCAGACAAatataaactttcaaaaaaagattctattaaaattataagtatatattagtAAATCAATCATTTTGAAtggatatattataaaaaattgtatatcaatTCAAGTAtgcatcatttttatttattttgaatactaCGATAAGCGAAATATgctatatttgctttttttgtaatatttttcatttaatttttaaactatgtatTTGGCAGAAATGATTTTTTCACACAATGTTCTTTAAACATACAATGAtctaatttgaaattttaggcTTAAAAAATTTACTGCACACCTACAAATTTAACTGGGGCAGGTGTccaatattttaacatttataattgatatttaggtactttttaattatgactaaataaaaataaaaaatgagttttttatttatatattcaaattccTCACCTAGAAATTAACtaagtcatttatttttagaactcAAATGTTTATAGACTTGGTTTTATAAGgagaaatgtaaatttaaaaatggtggAAAATGACCAGAACAATATCAGTAGCcaaaattaaaacaaccatTACTCACAAACCGTAGGGAGTCAGACCTTGAAATTTTgggatttatattattttataatgtactaactatagtaaaaatattaaaaaaatccaagAACATAgggttgcatttaaaaaaaaatttggttgttTTGACGTGGAATTACTCAATggtgttttcatgtttttagaaatttaagacagttttttgaaaaaaatcccacccttttgtttgttaaagtatggaatatttttaaatatgttatgcATATAATATCCATAGgtctataaaaatgtttttctttttattctagaaaattagaaatcatttaaaaaaaaaaaaacattaagtgtGTAAGCGAAAGGAAATGAACCACACTAAACACTTCAAAAACTTTGCCATGCTTTATCatcttttaaaactgtttaaccAACTAAagacttattaaactttataaaaggacatataaatgctaaaaattaaaatcaaggAGATTATTTTGCAATGAAATTTTCAAGTCAAATTAAatctgtaaaacttgatataattTACATAGCTTGAAGTTTGAATGTTAGAGATTGGCATAGACTTTCGTTAACAtcgataaaatacaaatcattacggattgtggtttcaaaaaaatgccaaatagctttgtaaaataaaagttatttttatttacacatctattaacaaattaacaaaacataattttgaataGTTTTCAATTGTATGAATATATTGAACAAACACgtcatttgaaaaaataaatcaaattataaaaaggaTAAAGCATACCACATATAATAACTggtaatcaatttatttatacataataacaaaacaaagaattaaaaaaaagttttatttacaaaaaaacataacaacataTGCATCATCAGTTAACAATTGGTAGTTTACCCAACTACAAATATACTAGTTAAGGTCAACTTTAgcttctataaaattaaaattctgtCAATAGACAATTTCAAGCAATCACCTTTAAACAGAACATGTTTCATtagataaaacattaaaaaattaaactttagtaactttaaaaacagattaaaaaattaaaaaatacattttatttacaaataaaagtatattcaataataatatcatttttgataatgataataGAAGATTCAAAGATATTtcagaaatttataaaagttaaatagaaaataaaaaaaatttactaagcGCTCATCTACAAGCCTCGTTCATTATTAGTCCGAACTgacatttcaaatattttgcgaAATTTAATACAAGGATTTACCGAAATTCCGTTCCTGCCAGATTTTGTGAACTTTATGTTATTCCGGTTCCGGCcggaattaactttttttaaaacatgacaCAGAGTgtgtaaaataaatcaaaaagtcGTTGTTCTACAGGGCAATGAGGAAATATAAGTAAacctaagtaaaaaaatataaaaatgaaaacaaacacTATGTAATATTATTTGCCGTAATGAATTAAGCAAGGATTTTAAGAAGCTTAGGAATATTatgaaacaaaaagagttgctTTCCAGTTTTTGGCAACAAACCTGCTCTTTTTAGATCAAAAGTATAACCTGCCTCTGAAAGTAGTAAAGTCtcattataaatattacttattttaaaaaattaaaagtatagaatgcctaatatacaaaatattatatatttatatatatatatatatatatatatatatatatatatatatatatatatatatatatatatatatatatatatacatatatatatatatacatatatatatatatatgtatacacagtatcggacaaaacgagtgcaaccaaataatgctaattaagtttctttatataaaagtgctgcatggtttcaatttagagaaataactatgtaactgtttagagacaaagttcttcaagttttattcatcacaaagttcattatttctacacgaaaattaataaattaaccaaaagtaaaaaaaaaaagttgatttccttctggacaaaataAGTGCAACTcgacaaaatgttgaccaagctgtatttcgctatcaatatttcgtggcgaaccctttgttgttgatcacagccttgcatcatcgaggcatagattcgatcaggtgatcaatgaaactttgtggaatcgctgcccaggccatttggatttgttcaaacagttgatccttgatacaaacaccttcacgatcaattctgcggttgacgatctcccacaagttctcgatagggttgagattcGGAGATTGAGGCgaccaatccatcaccgataggtggttgtcttgaaaccactgcttgactacttttgctgtgtgtttcggattgttgtcttgctgaaaaacctcGACTGATcttatccagggatccttcttgacggatctgacgatcatagaatcctctctagaagtggtggaacgcggtcttccacgtttgttatctgctgccaacttccccgtagaacgatatttggaacataatcttgatacggtccattttttcatgcgatatttatcacaaatacttttttgtgacattccacttacgtaatcgccaataattttctttcttagttccaatccaagactgtcaggagccatttttgcacttgaagtcataaaaataataaaaataaatagtcaCGCTtttcaaggcttaccgtgttacatttaccttgtgatgatacaataatgctctgtggaacacaacgtcttgtttggatgtggactgtattgatgtaatgaaacacttgttgtatttcacttcttgtattgatgttcttcgataaaacactttgataaaattcacttcgataaactgtcttgataatactggctgattgacttccatatactaactgaattacatgtcgatttacatgtctcttatatagtaaaataaacctgtgtgaacctgttctggaagattctagatgcttcttttcaatgcttctggaagcttctgggtgcgtctggatgcttctgaatgtttctggatacttcttgATGATACTgaatgcttccagatgcttcttctggaaacttctggaagcttctgcatgcttctggaaacttctggaaacttctggatacttcctttaattattaaaaaacttccgtggcGTTGACACGGatcagacttaagaaaatgaaacaaaccaaaaaagttgcacttgttttgtccgctgcaaaacggcacttgtcaacgaaattctgcctgtgtgctctCACCTGTCAGCTAATTGCTCATGTTATGACATGccatgactccagactcctgaactgtttgctgtggtagtatagttcgtttcgtttttaagacatgttaaattaggaacactttttagcattgttcgatgttggttgcaaatgttttgtccaatactgtatatatatatacatatatttatatatatatatatatatttatatctatatatatatatatatatatatatatatatatatatatatatatatatatatatatatatatatatatatatatatatatatatgtatatatatatatatatatatatatatatatatatatatatatatatatatatatatatatatatagatatatataatgatcgttattaaattattatagaaCGTGGGGACTTGCAAAAGACCATAAGGTCTTGTCGTAGAGTATCGCTGAAAAATGAtcgtgttaaaatttataagatatttacaagataaaaaataagttaacgaACTAAGAAACCTAAAATATTCCGTTTCAAATTCAAGATACATTATTACATATTACAGttgttaatgataaatataaagtttttataagttaatgaTTAAATAGAGGGTAAAAAGgaagatcaataaaaaaatatcaaaagtatattgttaaatctttgattgtaaaaatgagttctttaagcttttgtttaaaagaaaagtagttactttaatgaataaaatcctcagtaaactttttttaaactattttattccacaagaatggtccgcgataatcaatacactatttaaaaagattgtttgaaaaatgggctgcctaataaaattatctttgcgtaaaatgtatttatttttatcttttgatggaAAGAAATAGGGgatgaattggttttacatttgaacataaaacaagaattttaaaaatgttaagctcatatatattaaaatctttcatttcaattaatagAAGCTTGGCATAAGTataatggtctttaaaatatataagacgtgctacatgcttctgctgacaaaaaagaggtttaagtttatttttctttgtactaccccaagcaatgtttgcataactTATGAgacaatgaataaatgagtgatataattgtacttgaatatgtttattgaaaacattttttgctttgtacaatattcctatactttttaaaattttgcttgataagtttttaatgtgattttctATGTAAAATTTTCATCTATATAAACACCTAGGAAGTTGGTTACTGTTACTTGTTCAATTTGTATATTGTCAATAACAAGATGAGGCATATTAATTGACAGTTTATGTGTTTTGATAAGAGTATGGAAAAGAatacatttagttttatcaatgttaagaGATAATTTGTAAGCCTTCAATCAGtcagatattttgattaacttGATGTTCACGCAATGAAATAGAGTAGAAATGCTTTTGTGTGACATAgataaattagtgtcatcagcaaacataattgttattaaatccgAGGCTTTGTATAGATCAGTAATATAAATAAGGAAAAGAAGAGGTCCTTATATGGATCCTTGAGAATCCTTATAAGGACCTCTTCATTTTCATCAAACAAATTTGATGATAATGTTTCATTTAactaatcgtaaacaatttgtttacgattagttaaataattttttaacaattttaaaacattgcctgttataccataatattttaattttttagcaagaACTTTATGATCAATGGTATCAAACGCTTTCGCTGAAGCAATAAATATTCCCCGTGTGCATTTAGAATTAATAAATGAGTCTGATATACTTCTTGAATAATAGCATGCtctattgaattatttttttaaaattcatattgcATGTTAAATATTGATTTGCTTGATATAAGGtgattttatattcatttgtacaaaattctttctaaaattttagaaattacaGAGAGGATAGAAATTGAACAATggtgttttacattaatttt
This genomic interval from Hydra vulgaris chromosome 01, alternate assembly HydraT2T_AEP contains the following:
- the LOC136074551 gene encoding E3 SUMO-protein ligase ZBED1-like, which codes for MSPRKNKIWRYFQKTSDGVECKACKKSLKTKDGNTSGLHRHLEKKHSQDYVEYSEKTDNSLLSPPKKKQRTMVEMLETKSKYDKNNSIQKQFDSAMLDYFCTDLASFSAVKGRGFNKKFDIANPKLSLYPRTTYSRKLSIRSREVQAGMKSIITEITPNLKSAAFTSDLRTSRAQDSYISWTFHAFDENWRLHHWTPHVQQFPGRHTGILIEGKLDSSLEELILPADLPMYCVNDQARNMKLAAKLSKPFDQYLCNNHILQCAVLDSGKWKCRPIIQKKPSLAHGY